In Lacibacter sp. H375, one DNA window encodes the following:
- a CDS encoding sensor histidine kinase, whose product MDTKPINVSSKADIKILVVDDREDNLFSIEAILEKDNYTIVKANSGRAALKILLHEHDFSLILMDVQMPDINGLETATMIYEREKLKNIPIIFITAHNYDEDYLFKGYKMGGVDYIYKPINPELLRVKVEVFVELYRKTHQLVQQEKKLLAANRSLQKEIEERKASEQKVKLLNAQLLQNNHQLQLANEELDRFAYMASHDLQEPLRKIMIFSDKILNSKDGKAETQKYFEKIINSSKRMQSLINDLLSFSRQSLSISDFQLSDLNIIIKEVVGDLDLEIEKTNANIRADALPAIYAAPVLMRQLFYNLLSNALKFKKNGRPPDIYISSEKIKKEKLPVKLQNANTDYHKILITDNGIGFDPNFAEEIFLVFKRLHSHHEFEGTGVGLSICKKIVDKHNGLISASSRPGEGSVFTIYLPERATAVTTI is encoded by the coding sequence ATGGATACAAAACCCATAAACGTATCTTCTAAAGCTGATATTAAAATACTTGTAGTAGATGACAGGGAGGACAATCTATTTTCTATTGAAGCAATCCTTGAAAAAGACAATTATACGATCGTAAAAGCGAATTCAGGCAGGGCGGCATTAAAAATCCTGTTGCATGAGCATGACTTTTCGCTTATCCTGATGGATGTGCAAATGCCCGATATCAATGGACTGGAAACTGCCACTATGATCTATGAAAGAGAGAAACTAAAAAACATCCCAATTATTTTTATCACGGCTCATAACTATGATGAAGATTATCTTTTCAAAGGTTATAAGATGGGTGGTGTTGATTATATATACAAACCTATCAATCCGGAACTATTGAGAGTAAAAGTGGAAGTGTTTGTGGAGCTCTACAGGAAAACTCATCAATTGGTTCAGCAGGAAAAAAAGCTACTTGCTGCTAACCGTTCGTTACAAAAAGAAATAGAAGAGAGAAAAGCATCTGAACAAAAAGTAAAACTGCTAAATGCGCAACTTCTTCAAAATAATCATCAACTGCAACTTGCAAATGAAGAGCTCGATCGGTTTGCCTATATGGCTTCTCATGATTTGCAGGAGCCGCTGCGAAAGATTATGATATTCAGTGACAAAATTTTAAACAGCAAAGACGGCAAAGCAGAAACACAAAAGTACTTTGAAAAAATAATCAACTCGTCAAAAAGAATGCAGTCACTCATCAATGACTTGCTGAGTTTCTCAAGACAATCACTTAGTATCTCTGATTTTCAACTTTCCGATCTAAACATTATCATAAAAGAAGTAGTTGGCGATCTTGATCTTGAGATCGAAAAAACAAATGCAAATATAAGAGCGGATGCGTTGCCGGCTATTTATGCTGCTCCTGTATTAATGCGCCAGTTGTTTTATAACCTTCTCAGCAATGCATTAAAATTCAAAAAAAATGGCAGACCTCCTGATATTTATATTTCATCAGAAAAGATTAAAAAAGAAAAACTCCCGGTTAAATTACAAAATGCAAACACAGACTATCACAAGATCCTAATTACCGATAATGGAATTGGCTTTGATCCCAACTTTGCTGAAGAAATATTCCTTGTTTTTAAACGACTGCACAGCCATCATGAGTTTGAAGGAACGGGTGTAGGATTATCAATTTGTAAAAAGATTGTAGATAAACACAATGGTCTTATCTCCGCATCATCACGCCCCGGAGAAGGCTCTGTTTTCACCATCTATTTGCCAGAAAGGGCCACAGCGGTTACAACTATATAA